A window from Thermodesulfobacteriota bacterium encodes these proteins:
- a CDS encoding response regulator, producing the protein MSSLILIIEDEKLLSKQLQKALTQEGYFVITSFEAQEGLQIAKRENPDLVILDLKLPDRDGLQVLKDLSGFEQMPPTIMMTAHGSVEVAVTAIRDGAYDFIEKPFPLDKLKVMVRNALRIRELDNSLSAVAMRAQEKYG; encoded by the coding sequence ATGAGTTCGTTAATTTTAATTATTGAAGATGAAAAACTATTATCAAAACAGCTGCAAAAGGCTTTGACTCAAGAGGGGTATTTTGTAATAACCTCATTTGAGGCCCAAGAGGGGCTCCAAATCGCTAAGAGAGAAAACCCGGATTTAGTAATACTCGATCTTAAACTTCCTGATAGAGACGGACTCCAGGTTTTAAAGGATTTGTCGGGTTTTGAACAAATGCCGCCAACAATTATGATGACAGCGCACGGAAGCGTTGAGGTCGCGGTAACAGCAATTAGAGACGGAGCATATGATTTTATTGAGAAGCCTTTTCCACTAGATAAATTAAAAGTGATGGTTCGCAATGCGCTTAGAATAAGGGAACTAGATAATAGCTTAAGTGCAGTGGCAATGAGAGCACAGGAGAAATATGG